A window from Manduca sexta isolate Smith_Timp_Sample1 chromosome 24, JHU_Msex_v1.0, whole genome shotgun sequence encodes these proteins:
- the LOC115440442 gene encoding J domain-containing protein: protein MTGVDEILNYKRNPDDDYYALLGCDENSTVEQITAEYKVLALQYHPDKNDGDKEAEAKFQQLKEAKETLCEPSKRALYDKWRQSGIAMGFKQWLGMKDHVQQSMHWSKPNTKDRMLEGEPGKPSGPSSLGPSNPGARRASEGGAALWGRWGAGNQEPPSEVISKFRNYEI from the exons ATGACGGGAGTGGAtgaaatactaaattataaaagaaatcctgatgatgattattatgCGCTGTTGGGTTGTGATGAAAATTCAACT GTTGAACAAATAACTGCAGAGTACAAGGTTCTTGCTCTGCAGTACCATCCCGACAAGAATGATGGAGATAAGGAAGCAGAGGCCAAGTTTCAACAACTGAAG gAAGCCAAGGAGACCCTTTGTGAGCCATCTAAGCGTGCCCTCTATGATAAGTGGAGGCAGAGCGGGATTGCAATGGGATTCAAGCAGTGGCTCGGCATGAAGGATCATGTGCAGCAATCCATGCACTGGAGCAAGCCCAATACTAAGGATCGTATGCTGGAGGGTGAGCCAGGCAAGCCGTCGGGCCCTTCTAGCCTTGGGCCTAGCAACCCAGGGGCTCGCAGGGCTTCCGAGGGTGGCGCGGCTCTGTGGGGCCGCTGGGGCGCCGGCAACCAAGAGCCCCCTTCGGAAGTTATTTCCAAGTTCCGTAactatgaaatttaa